The DNA window CGTTCCGCAGTCCGGTTCCTATGCTTCGGAGGGGAAGGACGAACTTCGGGCGTACAAGTTGGCGGTAAAGCATCTGAACAACGGCGGCGGCTGGGTCGATAGCTGGGACGATCTGTCGGGCGACGGCGTTCTCGGCAAACAAGTCGATTACGTGACCGGCGACACCGGGACCGACGCCGACCGAGCCCGTAAGCAAGCTTCACGAATGATAAGCCGTGACAACGTCATGATGATCTCCGGTGGCTCATCGAGCGCGGTGGCCATCGCCGTCCAAGGCCTTTGTCAGAAGGAGAAGGTGATGTTCATGGCCTGTCTAACTCACTCCAACGATACGACAGGAAAGGACTGTGCGCGATACGGCTTTCGTGAAATGTTCAACGCCTACATGACGGGGCAGGCACTCGCACCCGTGGTGACAGAAGAGTACGGGAAGGACCTCAAGTTCTATCAACTGTACGCCGACTACAGTTGGGGGAAAACCCAGCAGGCATCGATGAAGAAATTCTTCGAGGAGGAGGGGTGGTCGCAAGTCAAAAGCGTTGCTACGCCACTGGGAACCAAGGATTTCTCCTCGTACCTTTCGGAAGCGTCCAATTCCGGAGCCGACGCCCTGTTCTTGAATCACTACGGACTGGACGGTGCGAACTCCCTCAAAGGGGCGATTCAAGCGGGGTTGGACCAGGACATGGAAATCGTGATGCCTCTCTACAACCGGCCGATGGCACAAGCCGCGGGCGGCGCGATCGATGGCATCTACGGCACCGTCGCGTGGGACTCACAAATCGACAACGAACCCTCGAACTCGTTCACGAAGTTCTTCGGGGAGGAGTACAACGGACGGGTTCCGTCGGGTCCGGCACAGCTCGCCTACGCCCAAACACTCCAGTACGCGGCGGCGGCGGAGCGAGCCGAGACGTTCTATCCACCGGAGGTCATCAAGCAGCTCGAAGACTACGAGTACAGCGACCTCGGGATGGAACAGGAGACGATGCGCAAGTGTGATCACCAGGCCCAGCGCGCGGTACCGGTCGTGAAGGGACTGCCGAAATCGGAGCAGAAGTCGGGGAAGTATTTCGAAATCGTCCAGATCACCTCCCGCGACCAACTCGGTTACGAGTGCGGACAGGGTCCGGCCTCGAAGTGTGAGCTAGGTTCCTACAAATAATCGATTCGATCACGATGCACACCGACGTTTCCGTTCGGTAGCGCCTGACCACACTGATAGAGAATGACTACCATTGATGATACAAACTACAGACACATGATATCTGAACACGGCGGGGAGGGGTAGACGTGAGTATCGTTTCACAACTAGCGACGATCTTACTAAACGGGCTTCAGCAGGGTGCCATTTACGTGTTGGTCGCCATTGGACTGTCGATAATTCTCGGCACGCTGAAGTTCGTCAACTTCGCTCACGGGGCGTTGTACCTCATCGGGACGTATCTCGGGCTCCTCATCACGCTCAACATCACCATCTCCGACGGAAAGTTGGCCGAGTGGGGGTACGGACAGGTGGGCCTCGATTTGGGATTCCTTCCGGCACTCGTTATCGTCCCGATAATCGTTTTCGGAGTCGGTCTCCTGATGGAACGGTTCATCGCAAGACCGTTCTACGACCGCCCCGACACCGACCAAATCCTGCTTACCTTCGGCCTTGCCATCGTCGTCCAAGAAGCGTTCAAAATCCTGTTCGGCGGTCAGAGCTACAACTTCGCTCGCCCCGCCCAGACTAGTTTGGGTTCCATCGAACTCCAGTTGAGCGGGCCGATCGACCTACCGCTGGTGGGAACCATCGGAATCTGGCGTCTCTACGTCATCGCCATCACCGCCG is part of the Haladaptatus paucihalophilus DX253 genome and encodes:
- a CDS encoding substrate-binding protein; amino-acid sequence: MAHVKDGLTRRDVVKVAGAAGTTGIAGLTGCLSDDGGSGDGGGGGGDEDYPALGNYPVEGDKVTFGFNVPQSGSYASEGKDELRAYKLAVKHLNNGGGWVDSWDDLSGDGVLGKQVDYVTGDTGTDADRARKQASRMISRDNVMMISGGSSSAVAIAVQGLCQKEKVMFMACLTHSNDTTGKDCARYGFREMFNAYMTGQALAPVVTEEYGKDLKFYQLYADYSWGKTQQASMKKFFEEEGWSQVKSVATPLGTKDFSSYLSEASNSGADALFLNHYGLDGANSLKGAIQAGLDQDMEIVMPLYNRPMAQAAGGAIDGIYGTVAWDSQIDNEPSNSFTKFFGEEYNGRVPSGPAQLAYAQTLQYAAAAERAETFYPPEVIKQLEDYEYSDLGMEQETMRKCDHQAQRAVPVVKGLPKSEQKSGKYFEIVQITSRDQLGYECGQGPASKCELGSYK
- a CDS encoding branched-chain amino acid ABC transporter permease; the encoded protein is MSIVSQLATILLNGLQQGAIYVLVAIGLSIILGTLKFVNFAHGALYLIGTYLGLLITLNITISDGKLAEWGYGQVGLDLGFLPALVIVPIIVFGVGLLMERFIARPFYDRPDTDQILLTFGLAIVVQEAFKILFGGQSYNFARPAQTSLGSIELQLSGPIDLPLVGTIGIWRLYVIAITAVLVALVYLLIEYTDFGLVVRAGTRDAEMVRLLGVKITRPYLMVFGVGAALAGIAGVVGGTLYAVNPNIGMEVLVPSFLVVVIGGVGSIRGAVVGGILIGLTLSSLVAVAPQWSQVGIYVLAAIILLARPQGLLGSEEVAP